The DNA sequence GTCGTCGGTGACCGGCGCCGGGCGGGTGCTGGCCGGGTTGTCGCCGATCGAGCCGGCGGCGGAGCTGGACCGGTTCTGGCTCTCGCCGGTGACGCTGCCGGACCGTCCGCCCACCCTGGACACCGGCCCGGAGCTGCTGCTGCGGCAGCTCGGCCCACCCGGCGCCGAGATCGGCGGGCCGGGCCTGGTCGAGCGGCTGCGGCGGGCGTACCGGGCGTTCCACGGACCGACCGGTTAGGCGGGGACGCCGCCGCTGCCGGACGCGTCGGGCGGAGGCCCTTCCGCGCGCTCACCGCAGGCGGTGGCGGAAGCGCCACATCAGGGCGGCGTTGGCGACCAGCACCGTGGCGCAGATCGCCCCGGCCAACCGTCCGGCCAGCACGGTCATCGCCGGCAGCGAGGCCCACAGCGTGATCGTCAACAGCATCAGGTACCGGCCCCGGCGACCCCTGAGCCGGTTGTCCAAGCGGGCGAAGAACCGCGGATCGCTCTCCCGCAGTTGACGGGTGATCTGTTCGAACCTGCGCTGATCCTCTTGGCTGAGCATGGCGATGCCTTCCCCTCACGGCTTCAGCGGTTCGGCGGCTTACCCGATTTCCCCGCCCGTCACGCCCCCGGCCGCTGCTCGTTTCCCTCCACCTCCGACGACGAGCGCCCTGTTTCACGGAAAGAGTGGCCATTGCGGCTCGGATGGCCCCTCTTTCCGTGAATCTGCGCGGCGGCGGGGGTGGGGGCGGGGGCGGGGTGGGTGGGGTGAGGTAGGGGAGGCTTAGCGGTGCCTTAAGTTTTCCTGTGGGGGTGAACGGGCGTCGACGGCCCGTTGCCGGGCGAAACCTCGCGTCGGGGCGGTTGGTGGGCGAGTCGGCCCTGCTCCCGGGGGTGCCGGGATGGGGGGTCCGCGTCGGGTGTCCCACGCCGGGCCTGAGCACCGTCTTAAGTGCGCCCGGGAGCCGGTTCGGGCCGCCTTGAGCAGCCGGTCCGGCCTGGCTACTTTCCCGTAGCAACTCTCCGGCAACCGTCGCCGCCCCTCCCACCCAACCCCCGGGTGGCAGGCGTGCCGGCGCTCGAAGAAAACGGGATAGCTACATGGCCGACCTGAACGTGCCACCGCGTCGACCTCGGGACGACCGCGGCTGGGACGGATACCAGCACCCCCATCCGGACGGGTACCGCGAAATGGGCTCCGCCGCCCCGTACGCCGGCGGTCACCCCGCCCCGGCGCCGCAGCCCGCCCCGGGCCCGCAGTGGGTCGGACCGAACGGCTTCGCCCCGGCCGGCCACGCGCCCGGCGCGGGTCACCCCCAGCCCCACCCCGGCTACGCCCAGCCCGTCGGCGGGTACCCGCCGCCGGCCGGCCCGGGACTGCCCAACCTGGACGACGACTCCGACGACGCCCCCCGGCGTGGCCGGCGTCGCGCCCTCGCCACGCTCGGTGGCGCGGCGGTGGTCGCCGGCGGCGCGGCGTTCGCGCTCTCCCCGCAGCTTCGCGGCCTGTTCTCGGACGGTGTGGAGTCCGGTGACGCCACCGGCACGGTGACCACCGACGGCACCCAGGCCCGGCCCAGCGGCCAGCAGCCCAGCACGGTGCGTACCTACACCGAGCAGAACGAGAGCTACATGGGTTCCCGGGCGGGCGCGGCGCTCAAGCGCAACACCCCGACCGGCGGCCGGATCTTCGGCAGCCCGGCGGCTGCCGCCGCGGCGACCGAGGTGACCGTGAAGACGGTGCTCGCCAAGGACCCGATCCGCCACCTGGCCAGCCGGACCACGTTCGGCCCGACGCCGAGGGTGATCGCCGACATCAAGAAGCTCGGCATCGACAACTGGCTGCGCCAGCAGTTGGAGCCGGAGAAGATCGCCCCGACCAAGGCCGAGCTGAAGCTGGCCGAGCTGCCCTCGCTGAAGCTCAGCCCGACCCAGCTCCGCGACCAGCGCGAGCAGCTCAACGAGCGCGGCGTCGACCCGGCCCGGGAGACGGTGGACGCCACCATCGCCCGGCAGATCTGGTCCGACCGCCAGCTCTTCGAGGTGATGGTCGACTTCTGGAACGACTTCCTGCACGTGGCGGCCGACTTCGACGGCGGCGAGACGTACCGCAACTCGTTCGACAAGGACGTCATCCGCAAGCACGCGCTGGGCAGCTACCCGGAGATGCTGGTCGCCGCGAACAAGCACCCGGCGCTGCTGCTCTACCTGAACCAGGTCGACTCGCGCAAGGACGCGATCAACGAGAACCTGGCCCGGGAGAACCTGGAGCTGTACTCGGTCGGCGTCGACGGCGGCTACACCGAGAAGGACGTGCGGCAGGCCGCCATGCTCCAGACCGGGCGGGGCGTCGCCGACGGCAAGTACATGTTCTTCGGCGACCGGCACTACGTCGGCAAGGTGAAGATCCTCGGGTTCAGTCACGCCAACAACTCGAACGACCCGAAGGTCGCCGACAAGGTGATCGACTCGTACATCCGGTACATCGCGCTGCACCCGTCGACCGCGAAGTACGTGGCCCAGAACCTGGCCACCCGGTTCGTCTCCGACACGCCGCCGAAGTCGATCGTGGACCGGCTGGCGAAGGCGTACACCACCAACAAGGGCCAGATCCGGCCGGTGCTGGCGACGCTGTTCAGCTCCTCGGAGTTCTGGGCCGCGGTCGGCCAGAAGGTCCGCCGCCCGATGGAGTACCTGGTCGCCACGTACCGGTCGCTGGGCGTGGGCCCGGACGCGACCGCCGGGTTCGAGGGCGACCAGCGGCGCACCCCGTTCGCCCAGGGGCTGCGGCAGATCCAGGACAAGATGCGCGAGCTGGGCCAGTACCCGATGGGCAAGCCCACCCCGGACGGCTACGCCGACGTCTACCTCGCCTGGACCTCGGCCGGCACCATGGTCGACGGCTGGAACGAGGCCGGTGACCTGCTCGGCGGCTGGCGCAAGCAGTTCACCTACGTCAAGCCGGAGAAGCTGGTGGCCAAGCCGCCGACGACCGCCGGGGCGTACGTGGACGCGCTGGCGCAGAAGCTCGTGCACCAGAAGCTGAGCGCCAAGGAGAAGAAGCTCGTGCTCGCCGTGGCCGGGGTGTCCGAGGGCGCCAAGGTCGACGCCACCTTCAACGGGGCCATCGCCGCGGTCGCGCGGACGATCCTCGCGTCCCCCCAGCACCACCTCCGGTGAGGCATTCGATGGAGATGACCGTGAACCCGTACCCCCTGCACCCCGAATGCCCCGACGTGCGGCGGCTGGCCGACAACCCGACCGAGGCGCTGCTGCGCGCGGAGGCGGACATCGTCGCGGCCGAGAACGCGGTCGAGGCCGACCGGTACCGCCGGCTGGAGGAGGTCGAGGAGGCCCAGCAGGACGGCCGGGGCGTCACCCGGCGTACCTTCGTGGCCGGCGCGGCGGCCACCGCGACCGCGCTGGCGACCGCGCAGTTCGTCACCACCTCGGCGTCGTTCGCGGCGACCAAGACCGGCACCCTGATCCACGTCTTCCTCTACGGCGGGCTGGACGGGCTGAGCCTGGTCGCGCCGGCGAGCGACCCGGTGCTCAGCAAGGCCCGCCCCGACCTGCTGCTCGGCAACGACTCGCTGGCCCTGGGCCGCGGCTTCAAGCTGACCAGCGCGTTCGCGCCGCTGGAGAAGTGGCTCAAGGCCGGCCAGCTCGGCTTCGTGCCGGCGGTGTCCGACCCGCGGCTGTCCCGCAGCCACTTCCAGGCCGCCGACGCCTGCAACCTGGGCGGCCTGCCCGGTGAGACCGGCGGCCGGGGCTGGCTGGACAGCCTGGTCGACACGCTCGGCAAGGGCACCGCGTTCCGCAGCGTCGGCATCGGCAGCACGCTGCCCCGCTCGCTGGTCGGCGTGAACGGCGCGATCTCCCTGAACAACGTCGGCGAGCTGCGGCTCAACGGCGACGACAAGTACCGCGCGGCCACCGAGAAGGCGATCCGCGGCCTGTTCACCGGCATCAACCACCCGGTCGAGGAGGCGGTCATCGAGGGCATGGGCGCGCTGTCCACCGCCCAGAAGCTCGCCGCCAAGCCGTACGCGGCGGCGGCCGGCGTCAAGTACGAGGGCGTCGGCAACGCGTTCCAGCAGCTCGCCCAGCTCATCAAGGGCGGGGCGAACGTGCGGGTGGCGACCGTCGGCATGGGCGGCTACGACACCCACGAGAACCAGGGCACCAGCGAGGGCGGCCAGCTCTGGCGGCGGCTCAACGAGCTGGCCAACGCCATGGCGGCGTTCTTCACCGACCTGGGCGACAAGGCCTCGGACGTGACGGTCATGGTGTCCAGCGAGTTCGGCCGGCGGGTCGCCTCGAACAGCGGCGGCACCGACCACGGGCACGGCGGTGTGGTCACCGTGCTGTCCGGGCGCAAGCTCGCCGGCTCGCTGCTCGGCACCTGGAACGGCCTGGACACGTTGGACAGCGGCGACGTGCCGGAGTACAACAACATGTTCAACGTGTACGGGTCGGTGGCGCAGGGCCGCTTCGGCCTCACCGCCGCCCAGGTGGACAAGGTCTTCCCCCGACAGAAGTTCACCCCGATCAAGATGTACGCGTGACGTATCAGGACACCCACGCCGCCGGCCGTCG is a window from the Micromonospora sp. DSM 45708 genome containing:
- a CDS encoding DUF3040 domain-containing protein, with the translated sequence MLSQEDQRRFEQITRQLRESDPRFFARLDNRLRGRRGRYLMLLTITLWASLPAMTVLAGRLAGAICATVLVANAALMWRFRHRLR
- a CDS encoding DUF1800 domain-containing protein — its product is MADLNVPPRRPRDDRGWDGYQHPHPDGYREMGSAAPYAGGHPAPAPQPAPGPQWVGPNGFAPAGHAPGAGHPQPHPGYAQPVGGYPPPAGPGLPNLDDDSDDAPRRGRRRALATLGGAAVVAGGAAFALSPQLRGLFSDGVESGDATGTVTTDGTQARPSGQQPSTVRTYTEQNESYMGSRAGAALKRNTPTGGRIFGSPAAAAAATEVTVKTVLAKDPIRHLASRTTFGPTPRVIADIKKLGIDNWLRQQLEPEKIAPTKAELKLAELPSLKLSPTQLRDQREQLNERGVDPARETVDATIARQIWSDRQLFEVMVDFWNDFLHVAADFDGGETYRNSFDKDVIRKHALGSYPEMLVAANKHPALLLYLNQVDSRKDAINENLARENLELYSVGVDGGYTEKDVRQAAMLQTGRGVADGKYMFFGDRHYVGKVKILGFSHANNSNDPKVADKVIDSYIRYIALHPSTAKYVAQNLATRFVSDTPPKSIVDRLAKAYTTNKGQIRPVLATLFSSSEFWAAVGQKVRRPMEYLVATYRSLGVGPDATAGFEGDQRRTPFAQGLRQIQDKMRELGQYPMGKPTPDGYADVYLAWTSAGTMVDGWNEAGDLLGGWRKQFTYVKPEKLVAKPPTTAGAYVDALAQKLVHQKLSAKEKKLVLAVAGVSEGAKVDATFNGAIAAVARTILASPQHHLR
- a CDS encoding DUF1501 domain-containing protein yields the protein MTVNPYPLHPECPDVRRLADNPTEALLRAEADIVAAENAVEADRYRRLEEVEEAQQDGRGVTRRTFVAGAAATATALATAQFVTTSASFAATKTGTLIHVFLYGGLDGLSLVAPASDPVLSKARPDLLLGNDSLALGRGFKLTSAFAPLEKWLKAGQLGFVPAVSDPRLSRSHFQAADACNLGGLPGETGGRGWLDSLVDTLGKGTAFRSVGIGSTLPRSLVGVNGAISLNNVGELRLNGDDKYRAATEKAIRGLFTGINHPVEEAVIEGMGALSTAQKLAAKPYAAAAGVKYEGVGNAFQQLAQLIKGGANVRVATVGMGGYDTHENQGTSEGGQLWRRLNELANAMAAFFTDLGDKASDVTVMVSSEFGRRVASNSGGTDHGHGGVVTVLSGRKLAGSLLGTWNGLDTLDSGDVPEYNNMFNVYGSVAQGRFGLTAAQVDKVFPRQKFTPIKMYA